In Eubalaena glacialis isolate mEubGla1 chromosome 3, mEubGla1.1.hap2.+ XY, whole genome shotgun sequence, the following are encoded in one genomic region:
- the TRAPPC3 gene encoding trafficking protein particle complex subunit 3 isoform X2 produces MSRQANRGTESKKMSSELFTLTYGALVTQLCKDYENDEDVNKQLDKMGYNIGVRLIEDFLARSNVGRCHDFRETADVIAKVAFKMYLGITPSITNWSPAGDEFSLILENNPLVDFVELPDNHSSLIYSNLLCGVLRGALEMVQMAVEAKFVQDTLKGDGVTEIRMRFIRRIEDNLPAGEE; encoded by the exons ATGTCGAGGCAGGCGAACCGTGGCACCGAGAGCAAGAAAATG AGCTCTGAGCTCTTCACCCTGACCTATGGGGCTCTAGTCACCCAGCTGTGCAAGGACTATGAAAATGATGAAGATGTGAATAAACAGCTGGACAAAAT GGGCTATAACATTGGAGTCCGACTGATTGAAGATTTCTTGGCACGGTCAAATGTCGGGAGGTGCCATGACTTTCGGGAAACTGCAGATGTCATTGCCAAG GTGGCGTTCAAGATGTACTTGGGCATCACTCCAAGCATCACCAATTGGAGCCCAGCTGGTGACGAGTTCTCCCTCATCTTGGAAAATAATCCCTTGGTGGACTTTGTGGAACTTCCTGATAACCACTCATCCCTTATTTATTCCAATCTCTTGTGTGGGGTGTTGCGAGGAGCCTTGGAGATG gtccagatggctgTGGAGGCCAAATTTGTCCAGGACACCCTGAAAGGAGACGGTGTGACAGAAATCCGGATGAGGTTCATCAGGCGGATTGAGGACAACCTCCCAGCTGGAGAGGAATGA
- the TRAPPC3 gene encoding trafficking protein particle complex subunit 3 isoform X1 yields the protein MDSILLLTFLPQLLGSSHTGLFVLTKISSELFTLTYGALVTQLCKDYENDEDVNKQLDKMGYNIGVRLIEDFLARSNVGRCHDFRETADVIAKVAFKMYLGITPSITNWSPAGDEFSLILENNPLVDFVELPDNHSSLIYSNLLCGVLRGALEMVQMAVEAKFVQDTLKGDGVTEIRMRFIRRIEDNLPAGEE from the exons ATGGACTCAATCCTGTTACTGACCTTCCTTCCCCAGCTGCTGGGGAGCAGTCACACTGGATTATTTGTGTTGACAAAAATA AGCTCTGAGCTCTTCACCCTGACCTATGGGGCTCTAGTCACCCAGCTGTGCAAGGACTATGAAAATGATGAAGATGTGAATAAACAGCTGGACAAAAT GGGCTATAACATTGGAGTCCGACTGATTGAAGATTTCTTGGCACGGTCAAATGTCGGGAGGTGCCATGACTTTCGGGAAACTGCAGATGTCATTGCCAAG GTGGCGTTCAAGATGTACTTGGGCATCACTCCAAGCATCACCAATTGGAGCCCAGCTGGTGACGAGTTCTCCCTCATCTTGGAAAATAATCCCTTGGTGGACTTTGTGGAACTTCCTGATAACCACTCATCCCTTATTTATTCCAATCTCTTGTGTGGGGTGTTGCGAGGAGCCTTGGAGATG gtccagatggctgTGGAGGCCAAATTTGTCCAGGACACCCTGAAAGGAGACGGTGTGACAGAAATCCGGATGAGGTTCATCAGGCGGATTGAGGACAACCTCCCAGCTGGAGAGGAATGA